A stretch of Bordetella genomosp. 13 DNA encodes these proteins:
- the hpnD gene encoding presqualene diphosphate synthase HpnD yields the protein MTPDEYCQEKAAKSGSSFYYAFLFLPPERRLAITALYAFCREVDDVVDEAKDESVARIKLAWWRTQVDQMLAGKPDHPVTLALRPHLESCGITRERLLAVIDGMQMDLDQSRYLDWPGLRKYCWHVAGVVGEMSAGVFGYTDARTLEYAGKLGLAFQLTNIIRDVGDDARRGRIYLPVDELQQFEVKAADILNGVYSERFTALMRFQADRARQLYREAMSALPEADRRAQRPGLMMAAIYYALLDEIERDDWQVLHQRISLTPLRKLMLAWKTWVGGGRGLVRRLSA from the coding sequence ATGACCCCTGACGAATACTGCCAGGAAAAAGCCGCGAAGAGCGGATCCAGCTTCTACTACGCATTCCTGTTCCTGCCCCCGGAACGGCGGCTCGCCATCACGGCGCTGTACGCGTTCTGCCGCGAGGTCGACGACGTGGTCGACGAGGCCAAGGACGAATCGGTGGCGCGCATCAAGCTGGCCTGGTGGCGCACGCAGGTCGACCAGATGCTGGCCGGCAAGCCGGATCATCCGGTCACGCTGGCGCTGCGGCCGCACCTCGAAAGCTGCGGCATCACGCGCGAGCGGTTGCTGGCCGTGATCGACGGCATGCAGATGGACCTGGACCAGAGCCGTTACCTCGACTGGCCTGGCCTGCGCAAATATTGTTGGCACGTGGCCGGCGTGGTGGGCGAGATGTCGGCCGGCGTGTTCGGCTATACCGATGCGCGCACGCTCGAATATGCGGGCAAGCTGGGCCTGGCGTTTCAACTTACCAACATCATCCGCGACGTGGGCGACGATGCGCGGCGCGGCCGCATCTACCTGCCCGTCGACGAACTGCAGCAGTTCGAGGTGAAGGCGGCGGACATCCTCAACGGCGTGTATTCCGAGCGCTTCACCGCGCTGATGCGCTTCCAGGCCGACCGTGCGCGCCAGCTTTACCGCGAGGCCATGAGCGCGCTGCCCGAGGCCGATCGCCGCGCGCAGCGGCCCGGCCTGATGATGGCGGCCATCTACTACGCCCTGCTGGACGAGATCGAGCGCGACGATTGGCAGGTGCTGCACCAACGCATTTCACTGACGCCGCTGCGCAAGCTGATGCTGGCGTGGAAGACCTGGGTGGGCGGAGGCCGCGGCCTGGTGCGCCGCCTGTCGGCATGA